A genomic stretch from Candidatus Methylomirabilota bacterium includes:
- a CDS encoding response regulator, translating into MPAVLFVEDDDCLRDLIAEALRDTGFVVIERKLAEEALVYLGQNTPDIILLDLGMPPGEMSGLELLARLREGDAAARIPVVVLSGFGDVVNRDVTGRLGVSLVLSKPASGADIARAIAQSLRSP; encoded by the coding sequence ATGCCCGCGGTCCTCTTCGTTGAAGATGACGACTGCTTAAGGGACTTGATCGCCGAGGCGCTTCGCGATACGGGGTTCGTGGTTATAGAACGAAAACTTGCCGAAGAGGCACTTGTCTACCTTGGCCAGAATACGCCAGATATCATTCTCTTGGACCTTGGAATGCCCCCTGGCGAGATGAGTGGCTTGGAGCTGCTGGCGCGGCTCCGCGAGGGCGATGCAGCGGCTCGGATCCCGGTCGTTGTTCTCTCCGGATTTGGCGATGTAGTTAATCGAGACGTGACTGGCCGCTTGGGCGTCAGCCTTGTGCTCAGTAAGCCCGCAAGCGGGGCCGATATAGCCCGTGCAATAGCTCAGAGTCTCCGTTCTCCGTGA
- a CDS encoding response regulator → MSNPDKAADLTGLHVLVVDDDQDSLDAMQIALQFSGALVTTAPSAKKAFATLSRLTPDVIVCDLKMPEEDGPSFVRELRRLPPLRSTPVLAVTAYDYLYIQHELHAAGFTGFIRKPISFPDLVRAVAALARAGKSAG, encoded by the coding sequence ATGTCCAACCCTGACAAGGCCGCTGATCTGACTGGCCTGCATGTCCTCGTGGTCGACGACGACCAGGATTCTCTCGACGCCATGCAGATAGCGCTGCAGTTCTCCGGGGCGCTTGTCACGACCGCCCCGTCCGCGAAGAAGGCGTTCGCGACACTGAGCCGGTTGACGCCCGATGTCATCGTGTGTGACTTGAAGATGCCCGAGGAGGACGGTCCGTCGTTCGTCCGAGAACTTCGGAGGCTCCCGCCACTGCGATCGACCCCGGTCCTGGCGGTCACCGCCTACGACTACCTCTACATTCAGCACGAGCTTCACGCCGCCGGCTTCACGGGCTTCATCCGCAAGCCGATCAGCTTTCCCGACCTGGTCCGCGCGGTGGCGGCCCTGGCCCGGGCGGGGAAGTCCGCGGGCTGA
- the glgX gene encoding glycogen debranching protein GlgX, with the protein MAYDLRHRTTRTLEKGAHYPLGATLTPDGVNFAVYSKDATEVFLLLFEAADGEPTDIVQLRHRTKYIWHGLVKGLQAGQRYGYKVRGEYRPEWGLRFNEAKLLLDPYAKAVTGKFRNEDNLLLGYQSQPAAPDGSPDTRDNTRIVPKSIVVDDAFDWQGDSSPDLALEQLILYEVHVKGFTAHPSSGVRFPGTYLGFIEKIPHLSRLGVNAVELLPVHEYYVDDFLVQKGLTNYWGYNSIGFFAPESSYSTGRTAGSQVAEFKTLVRELHKAGIKVILDVVYNHTGEGSEMGPTISFRGLDNPSYYCLTGPEAEPRRYYMNYTGCGNSVNFDSPAVIRLVMDSLRYWVQQMHVDGFRFDLASVLGRAGQDGAFQPSASFFDAVSQDPVLSRIILVAEPWDMGTYQVGNFPVDWSEWNGRFRDTLRRFAKGDAGQVAEVGWRLTGSADLYGEDGRSAYNSINFITCHDGFTLHDLVSYHGKHNERNGENNQDGANDNNSWNCGVEGDTDDPGVRALRKQLIKNHICYLLFASGTPMILGGDEFMRSQQGNNNAYCQDNEISWFDWTAVSGNAEILEFFRKAIALTRRFAILQRRKFFLGVDLDDDHVPDLAWFGVDLGRPQWNDPNVRTLCYQLDANEDRSDPETHRLFFILNAHFESQWVKLPILEPGRRWSRIIDTSLARGEDFREAGREVPIDPPDHYIANPRSTVVLLDR; encoded by the coding sequence ATGGCCTACGATCTGAGGCACCGGACGACGAGGACCCTTGAAAAGGGCGCCCATTACCCGCTGGGCGCCACGCTCACCCCCGACGGGGTGAACTTCGCCGTGTACTCGAAGGACGCGACCGAGGTCTTCCTGCTGCTCTTCGAGGCCGCGGACGGGGAGCCCACCGACATCGTCCAGCTACGCCACCGCACGAAGTACATCTGGCACGGGCTCGTCAAAGGCCTCCAGGCCGGCCAGCGCTACGGCTACAAGGTTCGCGGTGAGTACCGGCCGGAGTGGGGCCTGCGCTTCAACGAGGCGAAGCTCCTCCTGGACCCGTACGCCAAGGCGGTGACCGGCAAGTTCCGAAACGAGGACAACCTGCTGCTCGGCTACCAGTCCCAGCCGGCCGCGCCAGACGGTTCTCCCGACACGCGCGACAACACGCGCATCGTGCCGAAGAGCATCGTCGTCGACGACGCCTTCGACTGGCAGGGCGACAGTTCGCCCGACCTCGCGCTGGAGCAGCTCATCCTCTATGAGGTCCACGTCAAGGGGTTCACCGCGCATCCCTCGTCGGGCGTCCGGTTCCCCGGCACCTATCTCGGTTTCATCGAGAAGATCCCGCACCTCTCGCGGCTCGGCGTCAACGCAGTCGAGTTGCTGCCCGTGCACGAGTATTACGTCGACGACTTCCTGGTCCAGAAGGGCCTCACCAACTACTGGGGCTATAACTCCATCGGCTTCTTCGCCCCGGAATCCTCCTACAGCACCGGGCGAACGGCCGGCAGTCAGGTCGCCGAGTTCAAAACCCTGGTGCGGGAGCTGCACAAGGCGGGGATCAAGGTCATTCTCGACGTCGTCTACAACCACACCGGCGAAGGCAGTGAGATGGGCCCCACCATCTCCTTTCGCGGTCTGGACAACCCCTCCTACTACTGCCTCACGGGGCCGGAGGCGGAGCCCCGGCGCTACTACATGAACTACACGGGCTGCGGGAACAGCGTGAACTTCGACAGCCCGGCCGTGATCCGGCTGGTCATGGACTCGCTGCGTTACTGGGTTCAACAAATGCACGTGGACGGGTTCCGGTTCGACCTGGCGTCGGTGCTGGGGCGAGCGGGACAGGACGGCGCCTTTCAGCCATCAGCGTCCTTCTTCGACGCGGTCTCGCAGGACCCGGTGCTGAGCCGGATCATCCTGGTCGCCGAGCCCTGGGACATGGGGACGTACCAGGTCGGCAACTTCCCGGTCGACTGGTCGGAGTGGAACGGCCGGTTCCGCGACACGCTCCGGCGGTTCGCTAAGGGCGATGCCGGGCAGGTGGCCGAGGTGGGCTGGCGACTCACCGGCTCCGCCGACCTCTACGGGGAGGACGGACGCTCGGCCTACAACAGCATCAACTTCATCACCTGCCACGACGGGTTCACGCTCCACGACCTGGTCTCCTACCACGGCAAGCACAACGAGCGGAACGGCGAGAACAACCAGGATGGGGCCAACGACAACAATTCCTGGAATTGCGGCGTGGAGGGTGACACCGACGATCCCGGCGTCCGGGCCCTCCGCAAGCAGCTCATCAAGAACCACATCTGCTACCTGCTCTTCGCGTCGGGGACGCCCATGATCCTGGGGGGCGACGAGTTCATGCGCTCCCAGCAGGGGAACAACAACGCCTACTGTCAGGACAACGAGATCAGCTGGTTCGACTGGACGGCGGTGTCCGGGAACGCTGAAATTCTAGAGTTCTTCCGGAAGGCGATCGCCCTCACGCGTCGCTTTGCGATCCTCCAGCGCCGGAAGTTCTTCCTCGGCGTGGACCTGGACGACGACCACGTCCCCGATCTCGCCTGGTTCGGCGTCGACCTCGGCCGGCCCCAGTGGAACGATCCGAACGTCCGCACACTCTGCTATCAGCTCGACGCCAACGAGGACCGATCAGATCCAGAGACCCACCGGCTCTTCTTCATCCTCAACGCGCACTTCGAGTCGCAATGGGTGAAGCTCCCGATCCTCGAGCCGGGCCGCCGGTGGTCCCGGATCATCGATACGAGCCTGGCGCGCGGTGAGGACTTCCGGGAGGCCGGCCGGGAGGTGCCGATCGATCCCCCGGATCACTACATCGCCAATCCGCGGAGCACAGTGGTCCTTCTCGATCGATAG